A genomic window from Denticeps clupeoides chromosome 11, fDenClu1.1, whole genome shotgun sequence includes:
- the fahd2a gene encoding fumarylacetoacetate hydrolase domain-containing protein 2A, translated as MNRKQICSVTMRLVQFCRHGDASGVRIGVEHAEGQGVIDLKAFDISMPSTMKEFLEMGERGIECAQRALSSGRCMVAWSDLKLLAPVTSPEKVVCVGMNYRDHCLEQNAPIPEEPVIFSKFPSSITGPYDEITLPVNSNEVDWEVEMAFVIGRRGKHIKEEDALSHIVGFTVANDVSARDWQMQRNGKQWLLGKTFDTFCPLGPALVSPGMLKDVHKLGIRCLVNGAVVQESNTDQMIFKTEKVVAWVSQFVTLNPGDVFLTGTPPGVGVFRKPPVFLQRGDIVECQIDEIGSIRNTVV; from the exons AT GAACAGGAAACAAATCTGTAGTGTCACTATGAGACTGGTGCAGTTCTGTCGCCATGGTGATGCCTCTGGGGTGCGGATTGGAGTGGAGCATGCAGAAGGTCAGGGGGTAATTGACCTGAAAGCATTTGATATATCAATGCCTTCCACTATGAAAGAGTTTCTTGAGATGGGAGAAAGAGGCATTGAGTGTGCACAGAg GGCTCTTTCCAGTGGTCGTTGCATGGTGGCTTGGTCAGATTTGAAGTTGTTGGCTCCAGTAACCAGCCCTGAGAAGGTGGTTTGTGTCGGCATGAACTACAGAGACCACTGCTTGGAACAGAATGCCCCAATCCCTGAAGAGCCAGTCATCTTCAGCAAGTTCCCCAGCTCTATCACTGGCCCTTATGATGAGATCACTTTACCTGTAAATAGTAAT GAAGTGGACTGGGAGGTGGAGATGGCATTTGTGATTGGTCGCAGAGGGAAGCACATAAAA GAAGAAGATGCACTCTCTCATATAGTAGGCTTCACTGTAGCCAATGATGTCAGTGCACGGGACTGGCAGATGCAACGGAATGGGAAGCAGTGGCTCCTGGGAAAAACATTTGACACATTCTGCCCATTAGGACCTGCTCTTGTATCACCTGGGATGCTGAAAG ACGTGCATAAGCTGGGCATTCGCTGTTTAGTGAATGGAGCAGTGGTCCAGGAAAGCAACACTGACCAAATGATCTTCAAGACCGAGAAAGTGGTGGCCTGGGTGTCTCA GTTTGTCACTTTGAACCCAGGGGATGTGTTTCTCACTGGAACACCTCcaggtgtgggtgtgtttcggaAGCCCCCTGTGTTCCTCCAG AGAGGGGATATTGTGGAGTGCCAAATAGATGAGATTGGCTCTATTCGTAACACTGTGGTCTGA